From the Homo sapiens chromosome 1, GRCh38.p14 Primary Assembly genome, one window contains:
- the OPN3 gene encoding opsin-3 isoform 2 (isoform 2 is encoded by transcript variant 2), which produces MYSGNRSGGHGYWDGGGAAGAEGPAPAGTLSPAPLFSPGTYERLALLLGSIGLLGVGNNLLVLVLYYKFQRLRTPTHLLLVNISLSDLLVSLFGVTFTFVSCLRNGWVWDTVGCVWDGFSGSLFAVVTRRCYFLKWRTIFPQSLMWL; this is translated from the exons ATGTACTCGGGGAACCGCAGCGGCGGCCACGGCTACTGGGACGGCGGCGGGGCCGCGGGCGCTGAGGGGCCGGCGCCGGCGGGGACACTGAGCCCCGCGCCCCTCTTCAGCCCCGGCACCTACGAGCGCCTGGCGCTGCTGCTGGGCTCCATTGGGCTGCTGGGCGTCGGCAACAACCTGCTGGTGCTCGTCCTCTACTACAAGTTCCAGCGGCTCCGCACTCCCACTCACCTCCTCCTGGTCAACATCAGCCTCAGCGACCTGCTGGTGTCCCTCTTCGGGGTCACCTTTACCTTCGTGTCCTGCCTGAGGAACGGCTGGGTGTGGGACACCGTGGGCTGCGTGTGGGACGGGTTTAGCGGCAGCCTCTTCG cagtTGTCACCAGACGCTGTTACTTCCTAAAATGGCGGACAATCTTCCCACAGAGTTTGATGTGGTTATAA
- the OPN3 gene encoding opsin-3 isoform 3 (isoform 3 is encoded by transcript variant 3), which translates to MYSGNRSGGHGYWDGGGAAGAEGPAPAGTLSPAPLFSPGTYERLALLLGSIGLLGVGNNLLVLVLYYKFQRLRTPTHLLLVNISLSDLLVSLFGVTFTFVSCLRNGWVWDTVGCVWDGFSGSLFEKSSSHKCIYDAF; encoded by the exons ATGTACTCGGGGAACCGCAGCGGCGGCCACGGCTACTGGGACGGCGGCGGGGCCGCGGGCGCTGAGGGGCCGGCGCCGGCGGGGACACTGAGCCCCGCGCCCCTCTTCAGCCCCGGCACCTACGAGCGCCTGGCGCTGCTGCTGGGCTCCATTGGGCTGCTGGGCGTCGGCAACAACCTGCTGGTGCTCGTCCTCTACTACAAGTTCCAGCGGCTCCGCACTCCCACTCACCTCCTCCTGGTCAACATCAGCCTCAGCGACCTGCTGGTGTCCCTCTTCGGGGTCACCTTTACCTTCGTGTCCTGCCTGAGGAACGGCTGGGTGTGGGACACCGTGGGCTGCGTGTGGGACGGGTTTAGCGGCAGCCTCTTCG agaAGAGTTCCAGTCACAAATGCATATATGATGCATTTTGA